Proteins found in one Clostridia bacterium genomic segment:
- a CDS encoding type II toxin-antitoxin system PemK/MazF family toxin produces the protein MDALDFNKIDKIDEKNKILTSLSGLDRIKLLQSQINLIYKYWNDSMIKVNDKITASNSDLFNKLLFYDFVLSQAIWANKKIDYPKESPDQIFQWGILNCDLGYNIGSEQNKKRPVIVLNNTFFTRSSMMIVAPITGSGKKIYNPEVQLYETSYSKVTGKIDLSQMRSVSSDRFDLKITDKLMSEDEYKSKYKDGKYTPIQDIIRNKLKNIFGIVI, from the coding sequence ATGGATGCATTAGACTTTAATAAAATTGACAAAATTGATGAAAAAAATAAAATATTAACTTCATTATCTGGTTTAGATAGAATTAAACTACTACAATCTCAAATTAATTTAATATACAAATATTGGAATGATTCTATGATAAAAGTTAATGATAAAATTACTGCCAGTAATTCTGATTTATTTAATAAGTTATTATTTTATGACTTTGTTTTATCTCAAGCAATTTGGGCTAATAAAAAAATTGATTACCCTAAAGAAAGTCCAGACCAAATATTCCAATGGGGTATTTTAAATTGTGATTTAGGATATAATATAGGGAGCGAACAAAATAAAAAAAGACCTGTAATTGTTTTAAATAATACCTTTTTTACTAGGTCTTCAATGATGATTGTTGCACCAATAACAGGAAGTGGTAAAAAAATATATAATCCAGAGGTTCAACTATATGAGACTTCTTATAGTAAAGTGACAGGTAAAATTGATTTGTCTCAAATGAGGTCTGTAAGTTCGGATAGATTTGATTTAAAAATAACTGATAAATTAATGAGCGAAGATGAATATAAAAGTAAATATAAAGATGGAAAATATACACCAATACAGGATATAATAAGAAATAAACTTAAAAATATATTTGGTATTGTAATCTAA